In Raphanus sativus cultivar WK10039 chromosome 5, ASM80110v3, whole genome shotgun sequence, the following proteins share a genomic window:
- the LOC108856444 gene encoding LRR receptor-like serine/threonine-protein kinase IOS1, with the protein MLMAFSACLLVVLLQTFSAFFLSLAQDQSGFISLDCGSPKGTTFRESTTNLTYISDANYINTGVGRSIKQAYRTQFQQQAWNLRSFPQGVRNCYTLNLTIGDEYLIRTNFLHGGYDDNPTTQFELHLGPNLWTTVSTTNETQASIFEMIHVLKTDRLQICLVKTGDSTPFISALELRKLKNTTYLTRQGSLQLFIRADVGATLTQGYRYGIDVFDRVWTPYNFGNWSQISTKETVNVNNDYQPPEIAMVTASVPTDPEAPMNISLVGVDRTVQFYVFMHFAEIQELKSNETREFNIMYNGKHIYGPFRPLNFTTSSVFTPTEVVADANGQFTFSLQRTGNSTLPPLLNGMEVYIVNLLPEQETDGKEVDAMMNIKSGYGVSKIDWEGDTCAPRAYRWSGVNCSYIDNEQPKIISLNLSASGLTGEILEFISELTNLEVLDLSNNNLTGSVPEFLANMETLKVINLSDNELNGSIPATLLDKARRGTISLSLEGNTGLCSSISCATTTKKKKKNTVIAPVAASLVSLFLIAAGVVTFIVLKRKKRVKLGLNPNSGTGTTPLHSRSHHGYDSPVIAKNRKLTYIDVVKITNNFERVLGRGGFGVVYYGVLDNEPVAVKMLTESTALGYKQFKAEVELLLRVHHKDLTCLVGYCEEGDKLSLIYEFMANGDLKEHLSGKRGPSILTWEGRLRIAAESAQGLEYLHNGCKPQIVHRDIKTTNILLNEKFQAKLADFGLSRSFPLGTETHVSTVVAGTPGYLDPEYYRTNWLTEKSDVFSFGVVLLELVTNGAVIDQKRERSHIGEWVGLMLSRGDINSIVDPKLQGDFDPNTIWKVVETAMTCLNPSSSRRPTMTQVVMELKECLNMEMARNMGSRMTDSTNDSSIELSVNLTTELNPGAR; encoded by the exons ATGCTAATGGCGTTTTCTGCTTGTCTACTCGTGGTTCTTCTCCAAACCTTCTCAGCTTTTTTCCTTAGTCTTGCTCAAGATCAGTCAG GGTTCATCAGTTTGGACTGTGGTTCACCAAAGGGAACTACTTTTCGCGAGAGTACAACAAACCTTACATACATCTCGGATGCGAATTACATCAATACCGGTGTTGGTAGAAGCATCAAACAAGCATACCGGACCCAGTTTCAGCAACAAGCCTG GAACCTAAGGAGTTTTCCACAAGGCGTAAGAAACtgctataccctaaacctaaccaTAGGCGATGAGTATCTGATCAGAACAAACTTCTTACATGGAGGATATGATGATAATCCCACCACACAGTTCGAGCTCCACCTCGGGCCTAACCTATGGACTACAGTTTCAACCACAAACGAGACCCAAGCATCAATCTTTGAGATGATTCATGTCTTGAAGACCGATCGTTTACAAATCTGTCTGGTCAAAACAGGAGACTCAACTCCTTTTATCTCCGCTCTAGAGCTTCGTAAACTCAAGAACACGACTTACTTGACTCGACAAGGGTCTTTGCAGCTCTTTATCAGAGCAGACGTTGGCGCAACTCTTACCCAAGGCTACAG GTACGGAATCGATGTGTTTGATCGTGTTTGGACACCGTATAACTTTGGAAACTGGTCACAGATTAGTACCAAAGAGACTGTCAATGTCAACAATGACTACCAACCACCAGAGATCGCTATGGTCACAGCCTCTGTTCCGACAGACCCGGAGGCACCTATGAACATCTCCCTAGTTGGCGTGGACCGCACCGTGCAATTCTACGTTTTTATGCATTTTGCCGAGATTCAAGAGCTAAAGTCCAATGAAACAAGAGAGTTCAACATCATGTACAATGGCAAGCACATCTACGGACCCTTTAGACCGCTTAATTTCACCACTTCTTCCGTTTTTACCCCTACAGAAGTTGTTGCCGATGCAAATGGGCAGTTCACGTTTTCGCTTCAAAGGACAGGAAACTCGACGTTGCCTCCTCTACTCAATGGCATGGAGGTTTATATAGTCAACTTGCTTCCGGAACAAGAAACCGATGGAAAAGAAG TTGATGCTATGATGAACATCAAGTCGGGTTACGGTGTGAGCAAGATTGATTGGGAAGGAGATACTTGCGCGCCACGGGCCTATAGGTGGTCTGGTGTTAACTGCAGTTACATTGATAATGAGCAACCCAAGATCATTTCTTT GAACTTGTCTGCAAGTGGCTTGACTGGAGAGATATTGGAATTCATATCAGAGCTTACTAATTTAGAAGTTCT TGACTTGTCTAACAATAATTTAACTGGTTCGGTTCCAGAGTTTCTAGCAAACATGGAAACGTTAAAAGTCAT AAACCTATCAGATAATGAGCTAAATGGTTCAATCCCTGCTACTCTCCTCGATAAAGCACGGAGAGGAACAATTTCACTAAG TCTCGAAGGAAACACCGGGCTCTGTTCGTCCATTTCATGCGCCACcaccaccaagaagaagaagaaaaacacgGTTATTGCACCTGTTGCAGCCTCACTTGTTTCACTCTTCCTCATTGCAGCTGGAGTCGTTACTTTCATTGTCctcaagaggaagaagagagtcaAGCTTGGTCTTAACCCCAACTCAGGGACCGGTACAACACCGTTACATTCGAGGTCTCACCACGGTTATGATTCCCCAGTGATAGCGAAGAACCGCAAGTTGACTTACATTGATGTTGTTAAGATCACAAACAACTTTGAGAGGGTTCTTGGTAGGGGAGGTTTTGGTGTGGTTTATTACGGAGTATTGGATAACGAACCAGTCGCTGTTAAGATGCTCACCGAGTCTACTGCACTTGGTTACAAACAGTTTAAAGCAGAG GTTGAGTTGCTTCTTAGAGTTCATCACAAAGATCTCACATGTCTTGTTGGATATTGCGAAGAAGGCGATAAATTGTCTCTCATCTATGAGTTCATGGCGAATGGAGACTTAAAAGAGCATTTATCAG ggAAGCGTGGACCGTCGATACTAACTTGGGAAGGAAGGCTTCGTATAGCAGCTGAATCAGCTCAAGGATTGGAGTATTTACACAACGGATGCAAACCACAAATAGTTCACCGTGACATTAAGACAACTAACATCTTATTAAACGAGAAGTTCCAAGCTAAGCTTGCTGATTTCGGGCTTTCACGGTCTTTCCCACTTGGAACTGAGACTCATGTCTCAACCGTAGTCGCAGGAACTCCTGGATACCTTGATCCTGA gtactATCGAACTAACTGGTTGACAGAGAAAAGCGATGTGTTCAGCTTCGGTGTTGTTCTACTTGAGCTAGTAACAAACGGAGCCGTGATAGACCAGAAAAGGGAAAGGTCACATATAGGTGAATGGGTTGGTTTGATGCTATCAAGAGGAGACATTAATAGCATTGTGGATCCTAAGCTTCAAGGAGACTTTGATCCGAACACGATATGGAAAGTAGTTGAGACCGCAATGACTTGTCTGAATCCGTCTTCTTCGAGGAGACCAACGATGACTCAAGTAGTTATGGAACTGAAAGAATGTCTGAATATGGAGATGGCGAGAAACATGGGAAGTCGTATGACGGATTCCACTAACGATTCTTCTATCGAGCTGTCGGTGAATCTCACAACAGAGCTTAATCCTGGAGCTAGATGA
- the LOC108856445 gene encoding receptor-like protein kinase At3g21340 codes for MERHLHGVLYVFIITFSLIHFVQAQDQKGFITLDCGLLPDGSPYTDPSTGLTFTSDASFVESGKNGRVDKDSERNFEKAFVTLRYFPEGQRNCYNVKVTQGTKYLIRASFFYGNYDGRQTLPNFDLFLGPNKWTTVNLNATVSGGQYREIIHMSKLSSLQICLVKTGTTTPMISTLELRPMRSDIYISDTGSSLQFLSRTYFNVSGRILRYPDDVYDRRWLPLIDKDWNLITTTLNVNTSNGFDPPQGAMASAATYVNDNGTWNIPWNVEDSTTRFHIYLHFAEIQTLLANETREFKVLLNGNEFSEPFSPEKLRIHTMITQPESTLRCDGGACLMQLVKTAKSTLPPLLNAMEIFTVVELPQSETNQDEVVAIKKIQIAYGLSRVSWQGDPCVPKEYLWAGLNCNNTDSSTPPTITSLNLSSSGLTDIILPAIQNLTNLQELDLSNNDLTGPVPEFLADMKSLFIINLSGNNLSGQLPQKLVQKKGLKLNVEGNPNVSCPESSCVNKPIESGHPKKSMIVPVVASVASVVIIASALVTFFVLKRKKSSNSRENGRTPRSEPPRIMKKKRFTYAEVIEMTNNFERVLGKGGFGMVYHGYVNGTEQVAVKVVSQGSDQGLKQFKAEVDLLLRVHHKNLVGLVGYCEKGKDLVLVYEYMSNGDLKEFLSGKHHSSVLTWGTRLKIAVDAAQGLEYLYKGCRPPIVHRDVKTANILLDENFQAKIADFGLSKSFPNDGESHVSTVVAGTLGYLDPEYYNTNWLTEKSDVYSFGVVLLEIITNLPVIDQQRETPYIAEWVGLMVTKGDIKNIIDPRLKDDYHSDSVWKFVELAMACVNDSSASRPTMSQVVIELIECLTLEYSRGGTSYSREVTMTFGTDVNPTAR; via the exons ATGGAGAGGCATCTTCACGGAGTTTTGTATGTGTTCATTATCACATTTTCTCTTATACATTTTGTTCAAGCGCAGGATCAAAAAG GATTCATAACTTTGGATTGTGGTTTGTTACCTGATGGGTCTCCATACACCGATCCATCTACCGGATTAACATTCACCTCTGATGCTAGTTTCGTCGAGAGTGGAAAGAATGGTCGAGTTGATAAGGATTCTGAGAGAAACTTCGAAAAGGCGTTTGTAACGCTGAGATACTTCCCAGAAGGACAACGGAACTGTTATAACGTGAAGGTCACGCAAGGAACAAAGTATCTGATTAGAGCTTCCTTCTTTTATGGAAATTACGATGGTCGTCAAACACTCCCGAACTTTGATCTGTTTCTTGGCCCTAATAAGTGGACAACGGTGAATTTGAATGCTACCGTATCAGGGGGTCAGTATAGGGAGATTATTCACATGTCCAAGTTAAGCTCTTTGCAGATCTGTCTTGTTAAAACTGGAACAACTACACCGATGATATCAACCTTGGAGCTACGGCCAATGAGAAGTGATATCTACATTAGTGACACCGGAAGCTCTTTGCAGTTCTTATCAAGAActtattttaatgtttctgGCCGCATTTTAAG GTACCCTGATGATGTCTATGACCGTAGGTGGTTACCATTGATAGATAAAGATTGGAATTTAATAACTACAACCCTCAATGTAAACACTTCTAATGGTTTTGATCCGCCTCAAGGTGCGATGGCATCAGCTGCAACCTATGTAAATGATAATGGGACATGGAATATTCCTTGGAACGTGGAGGATTCTACAACACGGTTTCACATTTACCTTCACTTTGCAGAGATTCAAACTCTGTTAGCCAATGAGACCAGAGAATTCAAGGTTTTGCTGAATGGAAATGAATTTTCTGAACCTTTTAGTCCTGAAAAGTTACGCATTCACACTATGATTACTCAACCTGAATCGACATTAAGATGCGACGGAGGGGCTTGCCTTATGCAGCTGGTGAAAACAGCAAAGTCAACTCTTCCTCCTCTCCTCAATGCTATGGAGATTTTTACTGTTGTTGAACTTCCTCAGTCAGAAACAAACCAAGATGAAG TGGTTGCTATCAAGAAGATCCAAATTGCTTACGGATTGAGTAGAGTTAGTTGGCAAGGAGATCCATGTGTCCCCAAAGAGTACTTGTGGGCTGGTCTAAACTGTAACAACACGGATAGTTCGACTCCACCAACAATCACTTCCTT AAACTTATCTTCAAGCGGATTGACCGATATAATTCTGCCTGCCATTCAGAATCTAACCAATCTACAAGAACT GGATTTATCAAACAACGACTTGACCGGTCCTGTGCCTGAATTTCTAGCTGACATGAAATCTCTTTTTATCAT AAACTTAAGTGGAAACAATCTAAGTGGTCAACTTCCTCAAAAGCTTGTACAAAAGAAAGGACTGAAGCTGAA TGTTGAAGGCAACCCTAACGTTAGTTGCCCAGAAAGTTCATGTGTTAATAAACCTATAGAAAGTGGACATCCCAAAAAGAGTATGATTGTACCTGTTGTTGCATCAGTTGCTTCAGTGGTTATTATTGCAAGTGCATTGGTTACATTTTTTGTTCTCAAAAGGAAAAAATCATCAAACAGTAGAG AAAACGGTAGAACACCAAGATCGGAGCCACCGAgaataatgaaaaagaaaagatttacTTACGCAGAGGTTATTGAAATGACAAATAACTTCGAAAGGGTTCTTGGAAAAGGAGGGTTCGGCATGGTTTATCATGGATATGTAAATGGTACAGAACAAGTTGCCGTTAAAGTAGTCTCTCAGGGTTCAGATCAAGGGCTCAAACAATTCAAGGCAGAG GTTGATCTTCTTCTGAGGGTTCATCACAAGAATTTGGTAGGCCTGGTTGGATATTGCGAAAAAGGGAAGGACTTGGTTCTCGTATACGAATACATGTCCAATGGAGACTTGAAAGAGTTTTTGTCAG GGAAGCATCACTCCTCTGTTTTAACGTGGGGAACTAGACTAAAAATAGCTGTAGACGCTGCACAAG GATTGGAGTATTTGTATAAAGGATGCAGACCACCAATTGTTCATAGAGATGTGAAAACAGCAAATATATTGTTGGACGAAAACTTCCAAGCCAAAATTGCCGATTTTGGGCTTTCTAAATCATTCCCAAACGATGGAGAAAGCCATGTATCCACAGTTGTTGCAGGAACTCTTGGTTACCTTGATCCAGA ATACTACAACACAAATTGGTTGACTGAAAAAAGTGACGTATATAGTTTTGGAGTCGTCTTATTAGAGATTATTACAAATTTGCCAGTGATTGACCAGCAACGTGAAACACCATACATAGCAGAATGGGTGGGATTAATGGTCACCAAAGGagatattaaaaacattatagATCCAAGACTTAAAGACGATTACCACTCTGATTCTGTTTGGAAATTTGTTGAGCTAGCAATGGCTTGTGTTAATGATTCTTCAGCAAGTAGACCGACCATGTCTCAAGTTGTTATTGAGCTAATTGAATGTTTAACACTTGAGTACTCGAGAGGAGGAACGAGTTATTCAAGAGAAGTGACCATGACATTTGGAACTGACGTGAACCCCACGGCTCGCTAG